Proteins co-encoded in one Desulfoplanes formicivorans genomic window:
- a CDS encoding DHH family phosphoesterase, whose amino-acid sequence MAYFRNLDAQVANLLGLLKKDQRWLILVNADPDAMASAMALKRILARRVTSVGIAYVNELSRPDNLAMIRLLRIPIKKLIPTLAAQYDRFALVDSQPHHHPDFAPFEFSIVIDHHPLLEEYPPDFPFYEIRPDYGSNSSLMTEYLYNMGLRPGKLLATALLYGIKTDTQSFERDFNDADIKAFRYLTKFYNPNLLHKITRSEFRVEWLKYFSQAFRKMRILGKGLTAFLGAVDSPDILVILADFFMRVHGLSWVLMSGLHDDKLVVVFRGDGLRRDMGKFAQGLFGDVGSAGGHRAMARAEIPLENIGNQHAQQFILERLARKRKKKASPKPAAE is encoded by the coding sequence ATGGCTTATTTTCGAAATCTCGACGCGCAGGTCGCCAACCTCCTCGGGCTTCTCAAAAAGGATCAGAGATGGCTCATCCTTGTGAATGCCGATCCCGACGCCATGGCCTCAGCCATGGCCCTCAAGCGGATTCTGGCCCGCAGGGTGACCAGTGTTGGGATCGCGTACGTGAACGAACTTTCCCGGCCTGACAATCTGGCCATGATACGCCTTTTGCGTATCCCTATCAAAAAACTCATCCCCACCCTGGCAGCCCAGTACGATCGTTTTGCCCTGGTTGACTCGCAGCCGCATCATCACCCTGATTTCGCTCCCTTCGAGTTTTCCATTGTCATCGACCACCATCCGCTCCTGGAGGAGTATCCCCCGGACTTCCCCTTTTACGAGATCCGTCCCGACTACGGATCAAACAGCTCCCTGATGACAGAATATCTGTACAATATGGGGCTCAGACCGGGAAAATTGCTGGCAACGGCTCTGCTCTACGGCATCAAGACCGACACCCAGAGTTTTGAACGCGACTTCAATGATGCCGACATCAAGGCCTTCAGATATCTGACCAAGTTCTATAATCCCAATCTGTTGCACAAAATCACCCGCAGCGAGTTCCGGGTGGAATGGCTGAAATACTTTTCCCAGGCCTTTCGCAAGATGCGCATCCTGGGCAAGGGATTGACCGCCTTTCTCGGGGCAGTGGATTCCCCGGATATCCTGGTCATCCTGGCCGATTTCTTCATGCGGGTGCACGGGCTTTCCTGGGTCCTCATGAGCGGGCTTCATGATGACAAGCTTGTGGTGGTTTTTCGGGGAGACGGTTTGCGCAGGGATATGGGCAAGTTTGCCCAGGGGCTGTTCGGAGATGTTGGGTCCGCTGGCGGGCACAGGGCTATGGCTCGGGCCGAGATTCCCCTGGAAAACATCGGTAACCAGCACGCCCAGCAATTTATTCTGGAACGGCTGGCCCGGAAACGGAAAAAAAAGGCAAGTCCCAAGCCTGCTGCAGAGTAA
- a CDS encoding UvrD-helicase domain-containing protein, translating into MGTFLADLHIHSRFSRATSKNLTFRHLAAWASVKGLDILGTGDFTHPGWLAMLEDELEPDEGGLFRLKQTADLARELPGMEGDLPCRTKFLLSSEISSIYKRGGRVRKVHNLVYMPDLDAAKRFNAKLAQVGNIASDGRPILGLDSRNLLEMVLETHPQAYLIPAHIWTPWFSVFGSKSGFDTLEECFGDLTSEIFALETGLSSDPAMNWLWSDLDAYALVSNSDAHSGPNLGREANIFHGAKDYTGIFRALKGKLSATEFRGTLEFYPEEGKYHLDGHRKCGVVVDPREGRRSDNICPVCGKPLTVGVLNRVLELADRTTPVRPVGHPGFTSLIPLPEIVSEIVGTGPRTKKVARMYFSLIERFGTEMQILRSVPVEDLKRFSSVVAEAVTRLREDQVVRQGGFDGQYGTIKVFSRQEREAFKRGKAMLPIPVDRQEQVHAQGATPRSFEADPKPRPEPIAEPNTLQQQAIEAGPGPVLVLAGPGTGKTHTLMGRVKHLLAQGEDPATMLVVTFTRRAAQEIRNRLALVDPRGSKMRADTLHAMAFDFWSRKLGEAPVLLSEEGARSLFATANPDLSGQSLKRAWESMNRDRELGRAGDSAYYLNYTGQKSAWNLVDYTDLLEFWLEQLRTETDAHDADRYAHVLVDEVQDLSPLQMALISALVDKQGTGFFAIGDPNQSIYGFRGAVADVQSHLKALWPDLVTVSLEKNYRSTRQVLDLAQGVFPHAAGLSAVRQDMGSAVLFQAGTAAQEAAWMGGKILSLVGGTAHWQADAGEQGGLGPGDIAVLVRFKALIPLYRNMFDKMGIPCAAPEAEAFFRDPRVERILAQAGAVFGIMTTDMEQVCPDDILARGPEHIARYVGDRPPFDRMFWSSTPFKKLVASYHQHGSWAGLLNHLSLESELEEIRLAAQKVQIMTLHGAKGLEFEAVFLPALEEGILPFVGTDILTGKVQSLEIRSDVDEERRLFYVGLTRAKQRVYLSHSRERKIFGHTLRGKPTRFLRDLPAHGLSVRSARAHVRVQEKSLTMLEKMRPHKMS; encoded by the coding sequence ATGGGCACGTTTCTGGCTGATCTGCACATCCATTCCCGGTTTTCCCGGGCCACAAGCAAAAATCTCACCTTTCGCCATCTTGCTGCCTGGGCGAGTGTCAAGGGCCTCGACATTCTGGGCACGGGCGATTTCACCCATCCCGGCTGGCTGGCCATGCTCGAGGACGAGCTCGAACCTGACGAGGGGGGACTGTTTCGTCTGAAACAAACCGCTGACCTGGCCCGGGAGCTGCCGGGCATGGAGGGCGATCTTCCCTGCAGGACCAAATTTCTGCTCAGCTCCGAAATCAGCTCCATTTACAAACGGGGAGGGCGGGTGCGCAAGGTTCACAACCTCGTGTACATGCCGGATCTGGATGCTGCGAAGCGGTTCAACGCCAAGCTGGCCCAGGTGGGGAATATCGCTTCTGATGGGCGCCCCATTCTGGGCCTTGATTCGAGAAATCTTCTGGAAATGGTACTGGAAACCCATCCTCAGGCCTATTTGATTCCCGCACACATCTGGACGCCCTGGTTTTCCGTGTTCGGCTCCAAATCGGGATTTGACACCCTGGAAGAATGTTTCGGCGATCTGACCTCGGAAATTTTCGCCCTTGAGACCGGGTTGTCTTCGGACCCTGCCATGAACTGGCTCTGGTCCGATCTGGACGCCTACGCCCTTGTTTCCAATTCCGATGCCCATTCCGGACCCAATCTGGGACGCGAGGCCAATATTTTTCATGGCGCCAAGGATTATACCGGGATTTTTCGGGCCCTCAAGGGCAAGCTTTCGGCCACGGAGTTCAGAGGCACCCTCGAATTCTATCCCGAAGAGGGAAAATATCATCTGGATGGGCATCGCAAATGCGGGGTTGTTGTGGATCCCCGCGAGGGGAGACGCTCCGACAACATCTGCCCTGTTTGCGGCAAACCCCTGACCGTCGGGGTGCTCAACCGGGTTCTGGAGCTGGCGGATCGGACCACCCCGGTTCGTCCGGTCGGGCATCCCGGTTTTACCTCCCTCATCCCGCTGCCGGAGATTGTTTCGGAAATTGTGGGGACCGGCCCCCGGACCAAGAAGGTTGCCAGGATGTACTTTTCCCTGATCGAGCGCTTTGGCACGGAAATGCAGATACTGCGTTCCGTGCCCGTTGAAGATCTCAAGCGTTTTTCGTCTGTGGTGGCCGAGGCTGTTACGCGGCTTCGGGAAGATCAGGTGGTCAGGCAGGGGGGATTTGACGGGCAATACGGGACCATCAAGGTTTTTTCCCGCCAGGAACGGGAAGCGTTCAAGCGGGGCAAGGCCATGCTGCCCATCCCTGTGGACAGGCAGGAGCAGGTCCATGCCCAGGGCGCTACTCCCCGGTCTTTCGAGGCGGACCCAAAACCGCGGCCAGAGCCCATTGCCGAGCCCAATACCCTGCAGCAGCAGGCCATAGAGGCCGGTCCGGGCCCTGTTCTGGTTCTGGCCGGTCCGGGAACAGGGAAGACGCACACCTTGATGGGCCGGGTGAAGCATCTTCTTGCCCAGGGAGAGGACCCCGCCACAATGCTGGTGGTGACCTTTACCCGCCGGGCGGCCCAGGAGATCAGAAATCGTCTGGCCCTTGTGGATCCGCGCGGATCAAAGATGCGGGCAGACACCCTGCACGCCATGGCGTTTGATTTCTGGTCCAGGAAGCTGGGAGAGGCTCCGGTTCTGCTGTCCGAGGAAGGCGCCCGATCCCTTTTTGCCACGGCCAACCCGGATCTTTCGGGGCAGAGTCTCAAGCGGGCCTGGGAGTCCATGAACCGGGATCGGGAACTGGGCAGGGCAGGTGATTCGGCATATTATCTGAATTATACCGGGCAGAAATCAGCGTGGAACCTGGTTGATTACACGGATTTGCTCGAATTCTGGCTGGAACAGCTTCGGACCGAAACCGATGCACACGATGCGGACAGGTATGCCCATGTGCTGGTGGACGAGGTGCAGGATCTTTCTCCCCTGCAGATGGCCCTGATCTCGGCCCTGGTGGACAAGCAGGGAACGGGATTTTTTGCCATCGGCGATCCCAACCAGTCCATCTACGGTTTCCGGGGGGCGGTTGCCGATGTCCAGTCCCACCTCAAGGCACTTTGGCCGGATTTGGTCACGGTGTCCCTGGAGAAAAACTACCGGTCGACCCGGCAGGTTCTGGATCTGGCCCAGGGGGTCTTTCCCCATGCCGCAGGATTGAGCGCTGTCCGCCAGGATATGGGTTCGGCCGTCCTGTTTCAGGCGGGTACAGCGGCCCAGGAGGCGGCATGGATGGGGGGCAAGATCCTTTCCCTGGTGGGCGGGACCGCCCATTGGCAGGCCGATGCCGGTGAACAGGGCGGTCTTGGTCCCGGTGATATTGCCGTGCTGGTCCGGTTCAAGGCCCTCATTCCCCTGTACAGGAACATGTTTGACAAGATGGGTATTCCCTGTGCCGCTCCCGAGGCCGAGGCCTTTTTCAGGGACCCTCGCGTGGAAAGGATTCTGGCCCAGGCTGGTGCTGTTTTCGGGATCATGACCACAGACATGGAACAGGTGTGTCCGGATGACATCCTGGCCCGGGGACCCGAACATATTGCCCGGTATGTGGGAGACCGTCCGCCCTTTGACCGCATGTTCTGGTCGAGCACTCCCTTCAAGAAACTGGTGGCCAGTTACCACCAGCACGGATCATGGGCCGGTCTCCTGAATCATCTCAGTCTTGAGAGCGAGCTGGAGGAAATTCGCCTGGCCGCCCAAAAGGTGCAGATCATGACCCTGCATGGGGCCAAGGGGCTGGAATTTGAAGCTGTTTTTCTTCCCGCTCTGGAGGAGGGCATTCTTCCTTTTGTGGGTACGGACATCCTTACGGGCAAGGTGCAAAGCCTTGAGATCAGGTCTGATGTGGACGAAGAGCGCAGACTTTTTTATGTGGGGTTAACCAGGGCCAAACAGCGCGTGTATTTGAGTCACAGCAGGGAACGCAAGATCTTTGGACATACCCTGCGCGGCAAGCCCACGCGGTTTTTGAGGGACCTTCCTGCCCATGGTCTGAGCGTCCGGTCGGCCCGGGCCCATGTCCGGGTCCAGGAAAAATCCCTGACCATGTTGGAGAAAATGCGTCCGCACAAGATGTCCTGA